A stretch of the Aminipila terrae genome encodes the following:
- the kamE gene encoding lysine 5,6-aminomutase subunit beta has translation MTCNCNTANNNIDLTKVKPYGDTLNDGQMEFAFTLPVPYGDEASEAAKNYVKQMGVNEPACVYSKDMGGGFTFFIVYGKAQHTIDYTTIKVPKVDVEIMDRVECGEYIEQNIKREVVMVGASTGTDAHTVGIDAIMNMKGFHGHFGLERFKNVKAINMGSQVPNEELIAKAIEVKADAILVSQTVTQKDVHIQNLTNMVELMEAEGLRDKVLLICGGPRVSHELAQELGYDAGFGPHTYAEHVASYVITEIVKRGRI, from the coding sequence ATGACTTGCAATTGTAATACAGCTAATAATAATATTGATTTAACTAAGGTTAAACCTTATGGTGATACATTAAATGACGGACAGATGGAATTTGCATTTACATTACCAGTTCCTTATGGTGATGAAGCAAGTGAAGCAGCTAAAAACTATGTAAAACAGATGGGCGTTAATGAACCTGCCTGTGTTTACTCTAAGGATATGGGTGGCGGATTTACATTCTTCATCGTATACGGAAAAGCTCAGCACACAATTGACTATACTACAATCAAAGTTCCAAAAGTTGATGTAGAAATCATGGATAGAGTAGAATGCGGCGAGTACATTGAGCAGAACATTAAGAGAGAAGTTGTAATGGTTGGTGCCAGCACTGGTACAGATGCTCATACAGTTGGTATTGATGCTATCATGAACATGAAAGGTTTCCATGGACACTTTGGTCTTGAAAGATTCAAGAATGTTAAGGCTATCAACATGGGAAGCCAGGTGCCAAATGAAGAACTGATTGCTAAGGCTATCGAAGTGAAGGCTGATGCTATCTTAGTTTCTCAGACTGTAACTCAGAAAGATGTTCATATTCAGAACCTGACAAACATGGTTGAACTGATGGAAGCTGAAGGATTAAGAGATAAAGTTCTTCTAATCTGCGGTGGACCTAGAGTTTCTCATGAACTAGCTCAGGAATTAGGATATGATGCTGGATTTGGTCCTCATACTTATGCAGAACATGTAGCTTCATATGTAATAACTGAAATCGTTAAAAGAGGCAGAATCTAA
- a CDS encoding CoA transferase subunit A, with protein MINKIRTAEEAVAGIKDGATIMVAGFLGTGTPEILIDALVKKGVKHLTIIANDGGLPAAVTGTTDRGVAKLLSAGMVDHIIASHVGMNPIIGKGMNDGTLQCTLVPQGTLAEKIRAAGAGLGGVLTPTGVGTIIQTGEKVSTGEREISISDKKEVINIDGKDYLLEKPLHADFAFCRASICDAYGNFSCTKATKNFNHVMAMAADTVILASEKIVEVGEADVDTFTTAGVYVKYLVGGEKPWQI; from the coding sequence ATGATTAATAAGATCAGAACAGCCGAAGAAGCAGTCGCAGGTATTAAAGACGGCGCAACTATTATGGTTGCAGGCTTCTTAGGCACAGGTACTCCTGAAATTTTGATTGACGCTCTTGTAAAAAAAGGTGTTAAGCATTTAACAATTATTGCAAATGATGGTGGACTTCCAGCAGCAGTTACAGGAACAACAGACAGAGGTGTAGCAAAATTACTTTCAGCAGGTATGGTTGACCATATTATTGCTTCACATGTTGGTATGAACCCAATCATTGGTAAGGGAATGAATGATGGCACATTGCAGTGTACACTTGTTCCACAGGGAACTCTGGCAGAAAAAATCAGAGCAGCTGGAGCAGGACTTGGTGGTGTTTTAACTCCAACAGGTGTAGGTACAATTATTCAGACTGGAGAAAAGGTTTCTACAGGAGAAAGAGAAATTTCAATTTCTGATAAAAAGGAAGTTATTAATATAGATGGCAAGGATTATCTTCTTGAAAAACCATTACACGCAGATTTCGCATTTTGCAGAGCTTCCATTTGTGATGCTTATGGTAACTTCTCATGCACAAAGGCTACAAAGAACTTTAACCATGTAATGGCTATGGCAGCAGATACTGTAATCCTAGCTTCAGAAAAGATTGTTGAAGTAGGCGAAGCAGATGTTGATACATTTACTACTGCTGGTGTATACGTAAAATATCTTGTAGGAGGGGAAAAACCATGGCAGATTTAA
- a CDS encoding chemotaxis protein CheW — MSKSENGDNSEVLLETDTDEMEILIFTIKDQIFGVNVQQVREILMPAPVDKVPHGHPSVEGVYMPRDILITVINLADYLGIYLNPEERTLFIVADVERLNAAFRVNSVLGIERISNESIEKSDASYGRQGIITGIVRVNGKLISLIDFAKVVEEISQ; from the coding sequence ATGTCTAAGAGCGAAAATGGTGACAATAGCGAAGTTTTATTGGAAACAGATACTGACGAAATGGAGATTTTAATTTTCACAATAAAAGATCAAATTTTTGGCGTTAATGTACAACAGGTAAGGGAAATTCTAATGCCGGCTCCAGTTGATAAAGTTCCTCATGGACATCCATCCGTAGAAGGTGTATATATGCCAAGAGATATTCTTATTACGGTAATAAACCTGGCAGATTACTTGGGAATATATTTAAATCCCGAAGAAAGAACGTTATTTATTGTAGCAGATGTAGAACGCTTAAATGCTGCATTCAGAGTGAATAGTGTTCTGGGTATCGAAAGAATTTCCAATGAAAGTATTGAAAAGTCTGACGCATCTTATGGAAGACAGGGAATAATAACTGGGATTGTGCGTGTAAATGGAAAGCTAATTTCCTTAATTGATTTTGCTAAAGTGGTGGAAGAAATTTCACAGTAA
- the kamD gene encoding lysine 5,6-aminomutase subunit alpha: MAVNKLNLDPKKIDSARSCAARIAQSMQEFIDRHTTVSTERTILRLLGVDGVDEVETPLPNVVVDQIKAAGGLPRGVAYWMGNAMIQTGLEPQEIAEKMAAGQLDITKLETASKEEAEAKIMPDVKKALEKIKAQTAKRNEYLEKLGEGRRPYLYVIVATGNIYEDVTQAQAAARQGADVIAVIRTTAQSLLDYVPYGPTTEGFGGTYATQENFRIMRKALDEVGEEVGRYIRLCNYSSGMCMPEIAAMGALERLDVMLNDAIYGILFRDINMQRTLVDQFFSRVIIGYCDIIFNSGEDNYLTTDDAYEAAHTVLASQFMNEQFAVIANVKEHQMGLGHAFEMDPDIENGFLYELAQAEMAKEIFPNASLKYMPPTKFMTGNIFKGHLQDALFNLISVWTGQSLQLLGMPTEAIHTPHMHDRYLSIENAQYIFNNARDLGSEVEFKKDGIMQKRAQEVLDKADKLLHQVEEESLFTTIEKGIFGGVKRPRDGGKGLAGVCVKDAGYFNPFIPLMMGGAK, encoded by the coding sequence ATGGCAGTAAATAAGCTAAACTTAGATCCAAAGAAAATTGACAGTGCACGTTCATGCGCAGCAAGAATTGCACAGAGTATGCAGGAATTTATCGACAGACATACTACAGTAAGTACAGAAAGAACCATTCTGCGTCTTTTAGGTGTTGACGGAGTTGATGAAGTGGAAACTCCGCTTCCAAACGTTGTAGTTGACCAGATTAAAGCAGCTGGCGGACTTCCAAGAGGTGTAGCTTATTGGATGGGTAATGCAATGATTCAGACTGGTTTAGAACCACAGGAAATTGCAGAAAAGATGGCAGCAGGACAGCTGGACATCACTAAGCTTGAAACTGCATCAAAAGAAGAAGCAGAAGCAAAGATTATGCCTGATGTAAAGAAAGCTTTAGAAAAGATTAAAGCTCAGACTGCAAAGAGAAATGAATATCTTGAAAAATTAGGTGAAGGCAGAAGACCTTACCTTTATGTAATCGTAGCTACTGGTAACATCTATGAAGACGTTACTCAGGCACAGGCTGCTGCAAGACAGGGTGCTGATGTCATTGCTGTTATCAGAACAACTGCACAGAGCTTACTTGACTATGTTCCTTATGGACCAACTACTGAAGGTTTCGGTGGTACTTATGCTACACAGGAAAACTTCAGAATCATGAGAAAGGCTCTTGATGAAGTAGGCGAAGAAGTAGGAAGATACATTAGATTATGTAACTATTCATCTGGTATGTGTATGCCAGAAATCGCTGCTATGGGTGCATTAGAAAGATTAGACGTTATGTTAAATGACGCTATCTACGGTATCCTATTCAGAGATATCAATATGCAGAGAACTCTAGTAGACCAGTTCTTCTCAAGAGTAATCATCGGTTACTGTGACATTATCTTCAACTCAGGAGAAGATAACTACCTAACTACAGATGATGCTTATGAAGCTGCTCATACAGTACTTGCATCACAGTTCATGAATGAACAGTTCGCAGTAATTGCAAACGTAAAAGAACACCAGATGGGTCTTGGACATGCATTTGAAATGGATCCAGATATCGAAAATGGTTTCTTATATGAATTAGCTCAGGCTGAAATGGCTAAGGAAATTTTCCCTAACGCTTCACTTAAGTATATGCCTCCTACAAAGTTTATGACAGGTAATATCTTTAAAGGTCACCTGCAGGATGCACTGTTCAACTTAATTTCAGTTTGGACAGGACAGTCACTACAACTGTTAGGTATGCCTACAGAAGCTATCCACACTCCACATATGCATGACAGATATCTTTCTATTGAAAATGCTCAGTACATCTTCAATAATGCAAGAGATCTGGGCAGCGAAGTTGAATTCAAGAAAGATGGTATCATGCAGAAGAGAGCTCAGGAAGTTCTTGATAAGGCAGATAAGCTTCTGCACCAGGTAGAAGAAGAAAGCCTGTTTACAACTATTGAAAAAGGTATTTTCGGTGGAGTTAAGAGACCTAGAGACGGTGGAAAGGGCCTTGCAGGAGTATGCGTTAAAGATGCAGGTTACTTCAATCCATTCATTCCACTAATGATGGGAGGTGCAAAATAA
- a CDS encoding 3-oxoacid CoA-transferase subunit B, which yields MADLKARIAKRAAKEFKDGDVANLGIGLPTMVADYLPEGVHIMLHSENGFTGLSGAAEKGKEDVDVINSGGGYVTYIPSGNFFGSEESFSIIRGGHVDATVLGAMEVDEHGNLANWIVPGKMVAGMGGAMDLVVGAKKVIIAMLHTQKGAHKILKECTLPYTALKVVDMIITEMGVMQVTDKGIMLTELHPDYTLDDIKAATGCELIISADLKAMEEE from the coding sequence ATGGCAGATTTAAAAGCAAGAATTGCTAAGAGAGCAGCAAAAGAATTTAAAGACGGCGATGTAGCAAACTTAGGTATAGGTCTTCCTACAATGGTAGCCGATTATCTTCCTGAAGGAGTACACATCATGTTACACTCCGAAAACGGATTTACAGGCTTATCAGGTGCCGCAGAAAAGGGCAAAGAAGATGTTGATGTAATCAACTCAGGTGGTGGATATGTAACATATATTCCATCAGGTAACTTCTTCGGATCCGAAGAAAGTTTTTCCATTATCAGAGGTGGACATGTTGATGCTACTGTACTTGGTGCAATGGAAGTAGATGAACACGGAAATCTGGCAAACTGGATTGTACCTGGAAAGATGGTAGCTGGTATGGGCGGAGCTATGGACCTGGTAGTTGGAGCAAAGAAAGTAATTATTGCAATGCTTCACACTCAGAAGGGTGCACATAAAATACTGAAAGAATGTACACTTCCATATACAGCATTAAAAGTTGTAGATATGATTATTACAGAAATGGGCGTAATGCAAGTAACAGATAAAGGTATTATGCTTACTGAATTACACCCAGATTATACTCTGGATGATATTAAGGCTGCAACAGGCTGCGAATTAATTATCAGTGCTGACTTAAAAGCAATGGAAGAAGAGTAG